One candidate division KSB1 bacterium DNA segment encodes these proteins:
- a CDS encoding thymidine phosphorylase yields the protein MLIVELIAAKQRGEELTDAQIGHLISRFAVGKLPDYQMAALLMATYFRGLTDREGRAFLRAMVASGVRLDLSSVPGVKVDKHSTGGVGDKTSLIVAPVVAAAGVPVPMISGRALGHTGGTLDKLESIPGFRVRLDDAEFRRVIRATGGAFGAQTDELVPADRKLYALRDVTSTVAIPPLIAASILSKKIAEGTNALVMDVKIGSGGFLPSREAAESLAKTLVTWSRDEQVTTVVFGTDMEQPLGRACGNAPEVRESLDLLRTGTGDQRLLTVCRALGSAMILLGGRAADRRAATALFDRTLASGAGYEKFKAIAAEQGAAADVIDHYDERVRAAHSHELRAARSGYLSEIAPREIGLALVDLGAGRAAAGDPVDHTAGIVFDHQRGDYVNRGERIATILWSGEHDVSATLLRCERAISVADTPPVQRPLIQFYCDQSGVSPYRGDSANG from the coding sequence ATGCTGATCGTCGAATTGATCGCGGCTAAGCAGCGCGGTGAAGAACTCACCGACGCGCAGATCGGACATCTGATCAGCCGCTTTGCTGTCGGCAAGCTGCCCGACTACCAGATGGCCGCGTTACTGATGGCGACCTACTTTCGCGGCCTGACTGACCGCGAGGGCCGCGCGTTTCTGCGCGCGATGGTCGCGTCCGGTGTGCGCCTCGATCTGAGCTCCGTTCCCGGCGTCAAAGTGGACAAGCATTCCACCGGCGGCGTCGGCGACAAGACCTCCCTGATCGTGGCTCCCGTCGTCGCCGCGGCCGGAGTTCCGGTCCCCATGATTTCCGGCCGCGCGCTCGGCCACACCGGTGGAACACTCGACAAACTCGAGAGCATTCCCGGCTTTCGCGTGCGACTCGACGATGCCGAGTTCCGGCGCGTCATCCGCGCCACCGGAGGCGCGTTCGGTGCGCAAACCGACGAACTCGTGCCCGCGGACCGCAAGCTCTACGCCCTGCGCGATGTCACGTCCACCGTCGCCATTCCGCCGCTGATTGCCGCCAGCATTCTTTCCAAAAAGATCGCGGAGGGAACGAACGCACTCGTGATGGATGTCAAGATCGGCTCCGGCGGGTTTCTGCCGTCGCGCGAAGCCGCGGAAAGTCTCGCGAAGACGCTGGTCACCTGGTCACGCGACGAACAGGTCACTACGGTAGTCTTCGGAACGGACATGGAGCAACCGCTCGGGCGCGCCTGCGGAAACGCTCCCGAAGTCCGCGAAAGTCTCGATTTGCTGCGAACCGGCACCGGCGATCAACGACTGCTCACGGTCTGCCGCGCGCTCGGTTCCGCGATGATCCTGCTCGGCGGTAGAGCGGCTGACCGACGGGCCGCGACCGCTCTCTTTGACCGCACGTTGGCCAGCGGCGCCGGCTACGAAAAGTTCAAGGCCATTGCCGCGGAGCAGGGTGCCGCCGCCGACGTGATCGACCATTACGACGAACGGGTTCGCGCCGCTCATTCCCACGAATTGCGGGCCGCGCGAAGCGGATACCTTTCCGAAATCGCGCCCCGCGAAATCGGCCTCGCACTCGTGGACCTCGGAGCCGGACGCGCTGCCGCCGGCGATCCCGTGGACCACACCGCGGGCATCGTCTTCGATCACCAGCGCGGCGACTATGTCAACCGTGGCGAGCGCATCGCCACCATACTCTGGAGCGGTGAGCACGACGTCTCGGCGACACTGCTGCGCTGCGAACGCGCAATTTCCGTTGCCGATACTCCGCCCGTGCAACGTCCGCTGATTCAATTCTACTGTGACCAATCGGGCGTCAGCCCCTACCGTGGAGATTCCGCAAATGGATGA
- a CDS encoding thioredoxin fold domain-containing protein, with translation MSNLLPVTDANFAETILKADRLAVLDFGAEWCQPCKKIHAMLEELAPTWKDRVVIGEIDISSSPETPRKYGVLNIPQVLFFKNGQLVETVTGVLPKAKLEEKLRNHSA, from the coding sequence GTGTCCAATCTGTTACCGGTGACCGACGCGAATTTTGCGGAGACGATATTGAAGGCGGATCGACTGGCCGTGCTGGACTTTGGGGCGGAGTGGTGTCAACCGTGCAAGAAGATCCACGCGATGCTCGAGGAGCTGGCGCCGACCTGGAAGGACCGGGTTGTGATCGGCGAAATCGACATTTCATCGAGTCCCGAGACGCCGCGCAAGTACGGCGTGCTGAACATCCCGCAGGTGCTGTTTTTCAAGAACGGTCAGTTAGTGGAGACGGTGACCGGAGTATTGCCGAAGGCGAAGCTTGAGGAGAAGCTGCGGAATCACTCGGCATAA
- a CDS encoding thioredoxin family protein, whose amino-acid sequence MKRIFSFCLISILAFSGGLARAEDAAPALPVRAVLNLTAIAAGGSAELGVLFDVPKGHHITDVEYGLFFVETPDTFGLDFGTAAFPAGIKFHDERAYRGKNLVRIPVQAAADVPAAMYSVPIKIGYQICQEFGQEICFLPEERELTLNVNVVAAGTKVDEANADVFKSAATASEPERKLKRSLEDRLMAALEQGSWMAFLIAFIGGVLASFTPCVYPVIPITIGYIGGSSGGKPLRGLGLSAIFALGIAVVYSSLGLFAAATGSIFGSISGSPLVNVVIALVFGLMGVSMLGVFDIALPSALQTALSGGSSRRGLFGPLLLGMASGLVMAPCVGPIIVALLAWVAKTGNLFYGWALLFVFSFGLGLLFLVIGTFSGAIQALPRAGAWMEAVKKGFGWILLAGALYMLRFVVPEPYYTLAWAVLLVIASVFLGAFDSLTTDSTSGRRLGKAVALLIFLVGAISMFKALGPRSGVVETGGTEVTWLVNEEEQALAQAQTESKPLLIDVYADWCAACVELDERTYIVPDVVARVDGFVRLKLDFTKETEWVKEMKAKYKITGMPTVILYDATGDEVTRFTGFKPARDFLSLLDEHNL is encoded by the coding sequence GTGAAGCGGATTTTCAGTTTCTGTCTGATTTCGATACTGGCTTTCAGCGGCGGCTTGGCGCGGGCGGAGGACGCGGCCCCGGCCCTGCCGGTGCGCGCGGTCTTAAATCTGACGGCGATCGCGGCCGGTGGAAGCGCCGAGCTTGGCGTTCTATTTGATGTGCCGAAGGGGCACCATATTACGGACGTCGAATACGGACTGTTCTTTGTTGAGACTCCGGACACCTTTGGTTTGGATTTCGGGACGGCGGCGTTTCCCGCGGGAATCAAGTTTCACGACGAGCGCGCTTACCGCGGCAAGAATCTGGTGCGGATTCCTGTGCAGGCGGCGGCGGACGTGCCGGCGGCAATGTACAGTGTTCCGATCAAGATTGGTTACCAGATCTGTCAGGAGTTCGGTCAGGAGATTTGCTTCCTGCCGGAAGAGCGAGAGCTGACGCTGAACGTGAATGTCGTCGCGGCCGGGACGAAGGTGGACGAGGCGAACGCGGACGTATTTAAGTCCGCGGCCACGGCGAGTGAACCGGAGCGGAAGCTCAAACGTTCTTTAGAAGACCGTTTGATGGCGGCCCTGGAGCAGGGATCCTGGATGGCGTTCCTGATCGCGTTTATCGGCGGCGTGCTGGCGAGTTTCACGCCCTGCGTGTATCCGGTGATTCCCATTACGATCGGGTATATTGGCGGATCGAGCGGGGGCAAACCGTTGCGCGGACTGGGGCTGTCGGCGATCTTCGCACTGGGAATCGCCGTGGTTTACAGTTCGCTGGGGCTATTTGCAGCGGCGACGGGGAGTATTTTCGGATCCATCTCCGGCTCACCGCTGGTCAATGTGGTAATCGCGCTTGTATTCGGCCTGATGGGTGTGAGCATGCTGGGTGTGTTCGACATTGCGCTGCCCTCGGCGCTTCAGACGGCGCTCAGCGGGGGGTCGAGCCGGCGCGGATTATTTGGTCCGCTGCTGCTGGGAATGGCCTCGGGGCTGGTGATGGCGCCGTGCGTGGGGCCGATCATCGTGGCGCTGTTGGCGTGGGTGGCGAAGACGGGTAATCTGTTTTACGGATGGGCGCTGCTATTTGTGTTTTCATTCGGACTTGGGTTATTGTTCCTCGTAATTGGCACATTCTCCGGCGCGATTCAGGCGTTACCGCGCGCGGGTGCGTGGATGGAAGCGGTGAAGAAGGGGTTCGGCTGGATCCTGCTGGCGGGAGCGCTGTACATGCTGCGGTTCGTGGTGCCGGAACCGTATTACACGCTGGCGTGGGCGGTGCTGCTGGTGATTGCATCCGTTTTCCTTGGCGCGTTCGATTCGCTCACGACGGATTCGACTTCCGGGCGACGACTGGGGAAGGCGGTCGCGTTGCTGATCTTCCTCGTGGGCGCGATTTCGATGTTCAAGGCGCTGGGGCCGCGGAGCGGCGTAGTCGAGACCGGCGGGACGGAGGTCACATGGCTGGTCAATGAGGAAGAGCAGGCACTGGCGCAGGCGCAGACGGAGAGCAAACCGTTGCTGATAGACGTTTACGCGGATTGGTGCGCGGCCTGCGTGGAGCTTGACGAGCGGACCTATATCGTGCCCGACGTGGTGGCGCGGGTGGACGGATTCGTGCGGTTGAAACTCGATTTCACGAAGGAGACCGAGTGGGTGAAGGAGATGAAGGCGAAATACAAAATCACCGGGATGCCCACGGTGATTCTTTACGATGCAACGGGCGATGAAGTTACGCGGTTTACCGGGTTCAAGCCGGCGCGCGATTTTCTTTCGCTGCTGGACGAACACAATCTTTAG
- a CDS encoding OsmC family protein, with protein sequence MVPTSAKVRFLEGNTLIGKANSNHLIPIDTAESSGGGGGANDPVQLLVTACAGCVAIDVVNIIRKARHEIRRLIIDVSATRFPAPPKVLRTLEFHATIDGEGIGEPIVRRALNLSLTNYCSVSLSLDRSIGFTVGATINGQEIPAWSILRDPAIYARAVE encoded by the coding sequence GTGGTTCCAACGTCCGCCAAAGTCCGATTCCTCGAAGGGAATACGCTCATCGGGAAAGCGAATTCCAACCACCTGATCCCGATCGATACCGCTGAATCTTCAGGCGGCGGGGGCGGCGCTAATGACCCGGTTCAACTGCTAGTCACCGCTTGCGCCGGCTGCGTCGCCATTGACGTCGTAAACATCATCCGAAAGGCCCGTCACGAAATTCGCCGGCTCATCATCGACGTGTCCGCGACGCGCTTCCCGGCGCCCCCGAAAGTCCTGCGGACCCTGGAATTCCATGCGACGATCGACGGCGAGGGCATCGGCGAGCCCATCGTTCGTCGCGCCCTCAATCTCAGCCTCACCAACTATTGCTCCGTCTCGCTTAGCCTCGACCGTTCCATCGGATTCACCGTCGGCGCCACGATCAACGGTCAGGAAATTCCAGCCTGGTCGATTCTACGCGATCCGGCAATTTACGCACGGGCGGTAGAGTGA
- a CDS encoding SprT-like domain-containing protein: MTRVPPLLLPGQLDLFAVPSIPVSEVALPTIPGRRARHEPKGHIYNLAVHFGVVNRVIFKGQLEAPTLRWSRNRWRYTLGLCDVKKRVITLNVSLDDARVPDLVVAAVLHHEMLHLYFGISEGPNGGRRFHTPQFRAAERAFPGYSDSEKWLATNWPLRGRPAKKPREQDASFLSYLSTMDPFTLPPVRKLPDRVESTRLEFPDR; the protein is encoded by the coding sequence TTGACGCGCGTCCCGCCGTTGCTGCTGCCCGGGCAATTGGATCTGTTTGCCGTCCCGTCAATTCCCGTTTCGGAAGTTGCTCTGCCGACGATTCCGGGTCGTCGCGCGCGTCACGAGCCGAAGGGGCATATCTACAATCTGGCGGTTCACTTTGGCGTCGTGAACCGGGTGATCTTCAAGGGGCAGCTGGAGGCACCGACCTTGCGCTGGTCACGGAACCGCTGGCGATACACGCTGGGCCTGTGCGACGTCAAGAAGCGCGTCATCACGCTGAATGTATCATTGGACGATGCGCGGGTGCCGGACCTGGTGGTGGCGGCGGTGCTGCATCACGAGATGTTGCACTTGTATTTCGGGATTTCGGAGGGTCCGAACGGTGGGCGGCGTTTTCACACTCCGCAGTTTCGCGCGGCGGAGCGCGCCTTTCCGGGCTACAGTGATTCCGAAAAATGGCTGGCGACCAATTGGCCGTTGCGCGGTCGTCCGGCCAAGAAGCCGCGCGAACAAGACGCGAGTTTCTTGAGTTATCTGAGTACGATGGATCCGTTCACTCTACCGCCCGTGCGTAAATTGCCGGATCGCGTAGAATCGACCAGGCTGGAATTTCCTGACCGTTGA
- a CDS encoding cytochrome c, with translation MALLCTGCAKSGGGVRMSAGERLYRANCRSCHSLRRPESHADNEWPRLVKRYGDKIHLTAAEQTEIIQYLMDAN, from the coding sequence TTGGCTCTCTTGTGCACGGGCTGTGCGAAGAGTGGTGGCGGCGTCCGGATGTCGGCGGGCGAACGTTTGTACCGCGCGAACTGCCGGTCGTGTCATTCGCTGCGCCGGCCGGAGTCGCATGCCGATAACGAATGGCCGCGGTTGGTCAAGCGGTACGGCGACAAGATCCACCTGACCGCGGCGGAACAGACCGAGATCATTCAATACCTCATGGATGCGAACTGA